In the Streptomyces sp. SJL17-4 genome, AAACTCCTGAGTTGCACGACGGACCAGGTGGAGGAGGCGCTCGACCTTCTGACGCGGCTCTCCCTGCTCGCCCCGTCCCGGGACAGTCCGGGCCGGATGCGCGCGGTGAACCCGTCGCTCGGTCTCAAGGTGCTGCTCCAGCGGGAGGAGCGCGAACTCGCCTCGCGGCAGCAGCGGATCGAACAGAATCGTGCCGCCCTCGCCGCCCTCGCGGCCGAGTACACGGCATCGGGCCCGTCGGGCGGTCTCGACGGGGCGGAGCACCTCGACAACGTCGACGACATCCGCATCCGGCTCGAAGCCCTGGCCGAGTCCTGTACGCACGAGTCGCTCGCCTTCCATCCGACCAAGGCCCTGAGGGCGGAGTCCGTGGAGGCCGGCCGGCCCCTGAACGAGCGGGCGATGGAGCGTGGTGTGCGCTTCCGGACGATCTACCTGGACAGCGTCGCGGGTGACCGCGTCACCCGGGGCCACGCCCAGTGGATGGCGGAGCGCGGCAGCGAGATACGGACCTCGCCGACTCTCCCGATGCGTCTCCTCATCGTGGACACGACGGCGGCGGTCGTGGCCGGGCTGCCGGGTCAGGCCCAGCCGTCCGCGCTGCTTTTCAGCAGCCAGCCGGTGGTCCTGGCCATGCGGGCCCTGTTCGAGGCGTACTGGGAGCACTCCAGTCCCCTCGACGGGCCCGGTGACGCCCTGCTGCCCGGTGGGCTCACGCCGCAGGAGCGCAAGCTCCTGCAACTCCTGGCGAGCGGTCTCACCGACGAGGCGGTGGCGCGGGCGCTCGGCATCGGGGTGCGGACGGAGCGGCGGATCGTGGCCGACCTGATGGAGCGGCTCGGTGCGTCCAGCCGGTTCGAGGCGGGGGTGCAGGCGACGCGCAGGGAATGGATCTGAGCGAGGCCGGCGGCGACGGTGACACGCATGGTGTTCAGTCCTTCGGGGCGGTGTCCCAGACGAAGTCGTCCGGGGCGTCGGGGCAGGGCAGGCCGGGAAGGCACGGGATCCCGGGGAGGTCGCCGGGCATGCCCGGCCGGGGCGGGAGGTCCCAGACGAAGTCGTCGGGGGTGTCGGTGACGACCGGCGGGACGACGGGGGCGGCCTGGGCCGGGGAGGCCATCAGGACACCGCCGAGGACGGCGGCGGCGACGGCGGCGAGGACACCGCTTGCGCGGCGGGAGCGACAGGACATGGAGGTCTCCGTTCCGGGTTCGGATGCGGTACGGGTGCGGCGTACGTGCGTGTCAGGAGGTCCTTGGCGGCCGGTGACTTTTCAGCCGTCCCGGCCGCACACCTAGAGGAAATCACCGTGGTGCCCCGGCTGTCCGCTTCCGGACAGGCCAGGAAGCTGCCTGGCAACGAGCTGCCTCACGACCTGCGGGAAACGGCGGGGGCAGGCACCGGGCGGACCCTCTCGTTCCGGCCAAAAGGCCAGGTGAGGGGGCGCATCCGAGTTCGTGCGCGCCGGGCCGGAATCCGGCCACGGGCATGTGATGCAGCGAGTTGCCACCGGCACGGGGCGATCGGAACCGCTCAGGGAACGATGCCGTGCGCATCCGGCACCACGGTCAGCAGCGCCGAGACGACCACGATCGCCGCGAGGACGGACACCTCCACGCGCGCGGGTGCCTGGGCGTCGCCGCCGGACAGCATCCGCCCCCGGGCGGCGAGCGCCAGCAGGCTCGCCCCGCCGAACAACACCAGCTTCACCAGCAGGACCCTGCCGTAGGCGCTGCTCAGGACGGCGTCGAGGGGGAGCTTGCGCAGGGTCGTGGCGGTGCCGGTGACCGCGAGCGCGGCGTACACCCATGCGGCCATCCGGGCGTACCGGACGAGGACCTCCCGCCCGCCGCCGCGCAACCGCATGGTGCGGAGCACGTACAGGAGCGTGCCGGCCCAGAGGGAGGCGGCGGTGAGGTGGACGAAGGTGAGCGAGGTGCCCACGAGGGGCTGGTACGTCTCCGGGTGGGCGCGCAGCGCCTCGGCGCCGACGGCGACGGCGAGCGGCAGGGCGGCGAGCCCGGGGCGCCGGGATGCGGCGCAGAGGGCCGCGAGGACGAAGGCGTTGGCCGTGACGAGGACGAGACGGCCCTCGCGGAGCCCGTACACGATGCTCGGGCTCAGTCCGCTGACGGCCGCGAAGAGCAGCAGGAGCCCGGCCGAGGCGGCCGCGGCGAGGAGGGAGGCGGGTACGGACCAGGCGCGGGGCCGTGGCCCTCCGCCCGCGAGCCGGCATCCGACGAGTTCGCCGAGGTGCACGGCCAGACCGGTGAAGACGAGGAGCCGCAGCAGCGTGGTGGTGCCCGCGGCGGGTATCCGGAGCTCGTCCGTTCCCGCCTGGGCGAGGCCCGCGCCCAGCAGGGCGACGACGAGGACGGCGACTGCGGCGAGGACCGCTGCCGTCAGACGGCTCGGGGTACCGAAAGGTCCGGGAAGCGTCACCGGACGATCGTCACCGAGCCCCGAACGGGCGGCAACTCAGCGTTGCGCCGCCCGTCGGGGCGGGCGGGTCAGACCTTGCTGTAGTGGGCCCAGAACTCGTCCCAGGACAGGACGCCGTCGCCGTTGGCGTCGCGCTGCTTGATAAGGACCTCGGCGACCGTCTCGGTGACGTTGAAGTCGCCGTGGCGCGCCATGAGGCTCTTGTACTCCGCGGCGGTGATGAAGCCGTCGCCGTCCGCGTCGAACTGGTTGAATGCCGTGCGTGCCGACTCGATGTCCGCCACTGCTTCCGCCCCTTCTTGGTGCTTCTCTGACGGGGGTCAGATTAGCTGGCCCCCGTCCTGCCGGATGATGGTGGTATGAGCAGCGAAGTGGCACGGATCCTGGCGGCGGCGGCGCGCGGGGAGTTCCCTCCCCCGGACGGGGCGACGACGGTGGTGCCGCAGCCGGGCCCCCGGGACGCCGGGGTGCTCGCCTTCACCGCCCATTCGGTGGTCTTCACGGACGCCGACCCGGAGTGGGTGCGGGCCGCGCTCGCGGCCGCGTCGAGCGATCCGCTGGCGGCCAGCATGAACCCGGGTTTCCTGGTGGCGCTGATGGCCCGTACCGGCCGGCACATGAACACGATCGACCTGCTCACCGTCGCCGACGCCCTGCCGGGCGATCCTCCGATGGAGCTCCGGGAGATCGTGGACCCGGACCACCCCCGGGTCGCGCGGGCGCTGAAGTTCCGCGACGAGGTCCGGGTGTGGGCGGCGGACGGCGGTCTCGTGGTCCTGGGGCGGGGCGTGGCGGGCCGCTGGGAGGCGGCGGTCGAGGTCGACGAGGAGGTACGCCACCGGGGCCTGGGCCGGGCGCTGGCCACGGCGGCCCGGCATCTCACGCCGGACTCCGTGGTCTGGGCCCAGCAGTCCCCCGGCAACGCCCGCAGCGTGCGTGCCTTCCAGGCGGCGGGCTACCGCCCGGTGGCCTCGGAGGCCCTCCTGGTCGCGGGCTGACCGCCCGCTCACCGGCTTCACCGGAAGATGCCGGTGTGGCCGAGGGAGTAGCGGCCCGGCTGCGGGTAGACGGCGAGGCCGTGGGGGCCGCCGCCGACCGGGATGCGGGCCAGCTGCTTCCCGGTCGTGGTGTCGATCGCGTACACCTCGGAGTCGTAGCG is a window encoding:
- a CDS encoding CopD family protein, whose product is MTLPGPFGTPSRLTAAVLAAVAVLVVALLGAGLAQAGTDELRIPAAGTTTLLRLLVFTGLAVHLGELVGCRLAGGGPRPRAWSVPASLLAAAASAGLLLLFAAVSGLSPSIVYGLREGRLVLVTANAFVLAALCAASRRPGLAALPLAVAVGAEALRAHPETYQPLVGTSLTFVHLTAASLWAGTLLYVLRTMRLRGGGREVLVRYARMAAWVYAALAVTGTATTLRKLPLDAVLSSAYGRVLLVKLVLFGGASLLALAARGRMLSGGDAQAPARVEVSVLAAIVVVSALLTVVPDAHGIVP
- a CDS encoding GNAT family N-acetyltransferase → MSSEVARILAAAARGEFPPPDGATTVVPQPGPRDAGVLAFTAHSVVFTDADPEWVRAALAAASSDPLAASMNPGFLVALMARTGRHMNTIDLLTVADALPGDPPMELREIVDPDHPRVARALKFRDEVRVWAADGGLVVLGRGVAGRWEAAVEVDEEVRHRGLGRALATAARHLTPDSVVWAQQSPGNARSVRAFQAAGYRPVASEALLVAG
- a CDS encoding EF-hand domain-containing protein, producing MADIESARTAFNQFDADGDGFITAAEYKSLMARHGDFNVTETVAEVLIKQRDANGDGVLSWDEFWAHYSKV
- a CDS encoding helix-turn-helix transcriptional regulator, whose translation is MDEVSSLDQHTLGVYRAILFHKEHDPERLAKLLSCTTDQVEEALDLLTRLSLLAPSRDSPGRMRAVNPSLGLKVLLQREERELASRQQRIEQNRAALAALAAEYTASGPSGGLDGAEHLDNVDDIRIRLEALAESCTHESLAFHPTKALRAESVEAGRPLNERAMERGVRFRTIYLDSVAGDRVTRGHAQWMAERGSEIRTSPTLPMRLLIVDTTAAVVAGLPGQAQPSALLFSSQPVVLAMRALFEAYWEHSSPLDGPGDALLPGGLTPQERKLLQLLASGLTDEAVARALGIGVRTERRIVADLMERLGASSRFEAGVQATRREWI